In Glycine max cultivar Williams 82 chromosome 10, Glycine_max_v4.0, whole genome shotgun sequence, the DNA window cataataatttattatttaatttctatactAAAATCTTAATGTAAAAcacaattatataataaataaaatgttactacttaatattaaaaattttaaaatttatatttaatttaacatttgAGATTTGaatagatttaaattaaaatgttattaaattgTATCCTTTATCATTAatgtttaatgaaattaaatatgactatgtttctttatatatttattaaatagaataagtaaaaactaataaagtaaaaatataatgtagtcaaataaatttataatattttaaaataaaaagcatgTATCCCTGCATATAatcactttatatatatagattattttcaaaattatgtttttagttattatataatgataattaaaagCTTATTATAACTTACagtcttttagtttttttttccatcacAGTTTTAAAATCTAGTATGATATGATAATTAGAGATactagtatttattatttattttgtattttttatatattttcttcatttaaagAATTACGAtgacttttgtattttttaagtttaataatttaaaataaagaataataatacaaaatatccttaaattttaaatagtttaccaacatctcatttttttatatctctctTAATGTCACGTATCACATCACATACCCTATTCTCAGTTATTTTCATCTCTCTttgtatcatatttatttttttctctcattataGTGTCTACTAGCTAGCATTTGAGTatcaaaagatatatatatatatatatatatatatatatatatatatatatatatatatatatatatatatatatatatatattttttttctcatattttatcTCTCTTTATAGATGCTGAATATATTAGAGAGGGAATGGAGACATGAGCTAGGAAGGTGGCCTGCGAGTGGGCTATTGAGAGCGGGAGGGGAACGTGTAGGCGAATATATTTCACAagtgattatttttaaagaaaaaagtatcAAGTCACACTCTCTCTTATTTTGAGCGATATATATTCTCTCCANNNNNNNNNNNNNNNNNNNNNNNNNNNNNNNNNNNNNNNNNNNNNNNNNNNNNNNNNNNNNNNNNNNNNNNNNNNNNNNNNNNNNNNNNNNNNNNNNNNNAGATGCTGAATATATTAACGGATGtccattaaacttttttttaaaaaaataaatgcttaTAAAGAGCAATCAAAATCCACCGTGAACGTTGTAGTCCAATTATTTCAACAATTGATCATTTTAAAGTACAAAGTATCAAGTCATACTCAATCTTAATTTGGTCGATATATATTCTCTCCACTAAGTAAGGTCCACCAACCTTCAGCCTCATTAGATCCATTAGGATTCTTCTTACTCTATAGAATATTCTGATCTATAACAAatctttatctttaaattttttaaggaaCAATTTAATCCGTAAATTTCTTACGGATTAAGTTGATTtacaaaaggagaaaaaagataaagaaatttttattattttcaaagaatATTGGGTACACCAATAATAATACTAGATACCCTTAGCAAtactcaaaataaaacaaagtaaaaaaaaaaagaaataaaataataataataagcaaTTAATCAACACCAGACAAAAGTGATATTCATGAACCACCGTCCAGTGAAACAGTGCCACGTGACTATACAAATAGCAGTTGCAGTTACATACAATTTGATATGCACCCTGTGGAACACAACAAAACACACATAATAAACATATtacaacttcttcttcttcttccattgaccattgttgttgttgttgcttttgTTCGTTCTCGCCATGCCAATGTTGTCTTCGAGAGGCTTCATCGCTTATCTCGTATCTGCTTTCTCTTGTGCTGTTCTGTCTGCGCTTTTTCTCACCAACCACATCCATCATGATGATAACAAGCCAATTACTTTGTTAGCCTCTCGTGTGTCTGAAACTCTTAAAGTTTGGCCAGTAAGTACTTTGCTTCTTCTCAACCATTTTTTTCAGGTGTTATTGTGAGCAAAAAAGGTTAATGCACACCAACATGGCAACATGGTATGGTATAGTTAGTTAGCAAATAATCATGTCTTTTAAGTATGTGTTCAGGACTCAAGAGTTCGATCTCCCAGTTTTATGTATGAAAAAATACCTGTCGAAAGGAGTTAGTAAATCCTTAAATAGATCTCGTTGGTTTCGAGAAATTAGTCTTTGGCTCACGACAAAGAATATTTGGgataaccaaaataaataataaaaaaaaaggttaatgcATGGTTGTTTTGTGTGCAGGACTTGGAGCCAAGTTGGAGACTTGTGTTGGCAACGGTTATTGGGTTTCTTGGATCAGCATGTGGAACCGTTGGTGGGGTTGGAGGTGGAGGCATTTTCGTTCCCATGCTCAATCTGCTTCTTGGCTTTGATACTAAGTCTGCTGCTGCTCTTTCTAAATGTAATAAGCACTTTTCTCTTAAGACTACTTTTCTGGACATGGTGTTAATTTCTTGATTATGGTTTCTCAAAAATTGGTTGAAATCTGTGGTCACATCtgtgtctttttattttttgtcggTGTGTGGCACTGTTCATCAATAATTGATTGTTGTGGTTGGTGTTTTGAGTTATGAAAAGTATTTTGTGTTATTGACTTGTTTTGTtgtccaatattttttttaaccacaAATATGTTAGTGGttagtattattaattttttgttaatggaATGATTTGAACCcgtgatttcttcttcttatcattctcccttcaccactagatcaatcttatatcttttttatcGTCCAGGTATGATAATGGGGGCATCAGCATCATCGGTTTGGTATAATGTGAGAGTGCCGCATCCAACGAAAGAGGTGCCCATATTAGACTATGATCTGGCTCTTCTGTTCCAGCCTATGCTCATGCTTGGAATCACTGTTGGTGTTGCTCTCAGTGTTGTCTTCCCTTACTGGCTTATCACTGTTCTCATCATCATTCTCTTCATAGGTCAGtgtaataactaaaaaaaatacttccaaTTTTGAATAGTCAATTTTTAGGCCACAGTCATAGAACAATGTTTTAGtctcattttttgaaaaaaagaaattggtattttttattgttgttcaGGGACTTCTTCAAGGTCATTCTTTAAAGGAATTGAGATGTGGAGGGAAGAGACTATTTTCAAGGTCAGAATTTCATGATTTGAGACGGTGAACATTAATTCTTTCAAAGCCATGAACCcaagtttttactttttgggaCAAGTCACTTATAAACTTTTTGTCTTTAATCTTTGTTTGCTATTTTACAGAGAGAAAAGACCAAGCAACGGGCGACGTTGGTTGATTCTCATGGTGAAGATAAGACAGGCATGTACACTTTCACAATAGTATCTCTGCATCAtccgaaagaaaaaaaaattaatagtatagAAAATTTTCTATTCATGAAGGATTTCGATGTTTTAAGCATATGATTGTTTCTTTGACTGCATATTGAGGGTTAATGACTTTGTTTCCTGAAATTTTCAGTTAGAATCGACACAAAATATGAACCGCTGATTCCTAAAGAAGAGAAGTCAACTATAGTATGAAAATTTCTCTTATACATTtgacaattttttcattttgctcATTTGAAATGAGTGTGTAAATTTTGCTGACTTAAACCTGTTTCTCACCTCAAAACTTTTCAGCAAATTTTATGTCTCAACCTTAGGTGGAAGAGGATTCTGGTACTGATTGTGGTGTGGGTTGCTTTCCTTCTAGTTCAAGTCATCAAGGCAAGTTCCCTCACCCCTCTTCCTTCTCTCTGTCACTCACAAGTCCATTCAATTGTGATAATGTGTGTAACATTTGTTTTTGGTCTGCAGAATGATGTAGAGGCATGCAGTCCATGGTATTGGGTGCTTTTTGGCTTGCAGGTTTGATACTAAGACCACCTACATAACCTCAACATCTTACTGAACTTCTTTTTTATCGGCAATGTTAGTTTGCTAGAATGTTAGTA includes these proteins:
- the LOC100788770 gene encoding sulfite exporter TauE/SafE family protein 4, with protein sequence MPMLSSRGFIAYLVSAFSCAVLSALFLTNHIHHDDNKPITLLASRVSETLKVWPDLEPSWRLVLATVIGFLGSACGTVGGVGGGGIFVPMLNLLLGFDTKSAAALSKCMIMGASASSVWYNVRVPHPTKEVPILDYDLALLFQPMLMLGITVGVALSVVFPYWLITVLIIILFIGTSSRSFFKGIEMWREETIFKREKTKQRATLVDSHGEDKTVRIDTKYEPLIPKEEKSTIQILCLNLRWKRILVLIVVWVAFLLVQVIKNDVEACSPWYWVLFGLQFPIALLVFGYEAVKLYKEHKRRMSTRNLECICEASIEWTAMNLAFCSLCGIVGGIVGGLLGSGGGFVLGPLLLEIGVIPQVASATATFVMMFSSSLSVVEFYLLKRFPIPYALYLTSVSVLAGFWGQFFVRRLIACLGRASIIVFILSGVIFASALTMGVVGIENSIQMINNHEFMGFLGFCSSQ